The window AAAAGTTCGCTCTTCCGTATCCTTGGTGGACTGTGGCCCGTGTATGGCGGAACAGTCAAAAAGCCACCCACGTCGGAGTTCACCTACATTCCACAGCGACCGTACCTCTCATTGGGTACGCTGCGCGACCAGATCATCTACCCGCACACAGCACAAGAGATGCGAGCACGTGGCAAGACCGACGAggatctgctcgacattCTACGCGTTCTGCAGATCGAGCATATCGTGGTGCGCGAAGGTGGATGGGACGTGCAGCGCGAATGGCGAGACGCGCTCTCTGGCGGTGACAAGCAGCGTATCGCCATGGCGCGACTCTTCTACCACAAGCCCAAGTACGCGATTCTGGACGAGTGCACCTCGGCGGTgacgctcgagatcgaaaaAATTATGTACGACCACGCTaccgagctcggcatcacCATGTTGACCGTATCGCACCGACCTTCGCTGTGGAAGTACCATAGCTACGTGTTGCAGTACGACGGGCAGGGTGGATATGTCTTCACCGAGCTGGATGCTGAGAAGAGACTGGCACTGCAGGAGGAGAAGCAGGCGCTTGAAcagaagctgctgcaggtgcCTAGGTGGCAGGAGAGGCTCGAGGCATTGAAGGAGGCCAGACGTGAGAGGAACCAGTCGAGAATCGGTTCTCCCGTTCAGGAGAAGCCAAACCCTGTGGCTGCCGCTTagattcgagctgctgcgaaATGTTATTCCTCTATCATCACGGTTAGGTTTCGATGTGTACCTCTGCTATGCGAGTACGTAAAGCTCTGGTAGAGTCACCATTCCTTTGGACTAGTCGTGTGGATTTAATGAGCGAGAGTGGTCGAGAGACACAAGAACATGGAAGAACATTAATCGTGAGTAGCGTGAATGATGTTTGCTAGGCTGAGTGGAGGTGTGGACTTCCGAATTCCGGGCCGGCTGCGAAAATTTGTCGCGAACTGGAAGAACACAACAAAAAAGGGTTCAAAGGCTGACTTACTGCTACTCACAGATTACGACGTTTTGGCCTGCATCAACTACATCCTTACGACTGCATTGATACTGGGACGTTAAGGCAGAATGGCAGAGCGCATATCGGGTCAACATGGTCCGGCGGGTCTTGTGGCGTTGCTCAGGATGACTGTCGCCACCTCTGTACGACCTGGAACGAGTGTTTTGATGGCATCCACCCATCATGCTGGGATCGGAGGCTCACGCTCGGCAACATTTACCAAAACATCGGATCCATCAACGATCAGCTTGCAGCGTGCAAGATGCTTCTCATCCACCTCTCACTTGTCGGTCAGCGCCCATCGAAAGCAAGCTGGACGAGAAAAAGCACGTCTGCGCTCGATGCGACAGGAAGAGAGACTGCTTCGGCGACGAGAGAAGGATGGATTCTCTTCTGCTTCCGTCCAAAAGCAAAACCAGCTTCGGCCTCGCGATCCAATAGATGAAGCAGTCGAAAGCAACATCCGTGAATACATGGCCCGTACAGGTCCGCGTGGCGAACGACTTACTCGCGCCCAACAAGAACGCCTGCTCAAGCACGAACTCAAAGGCCTCGGGCATCAGCTCGAAAAATTGGAGAAGAAAGCAAAAGCGGATCAAGCAACGCAAGATCTTCCCGAGCTCGATGACCATATGCTAGAAGAGCTGTATCAGGCTTTGATGctgcctccaccgccaacaGCTGAAGAGGCAAGGTTGGCAAGGTTAGAAGGAGGGAGGAGGGAAAGGGGGTTGCAGCGATGCGCAGAACAAGACGGAAGGGGAAGGAGGATGCTGGGGATCATGGAAGGGCCGATGGCGCTATTGTCACCGACGAAAGCGGACGAAAGACGCATGAGGGCAGGCATGGACTTGAAACAGAAAATGATTGATGCCAGAGAGAAAGGGAAAATGCTATTGCCTCCCTCGAGCTCACCGGTGCGAAGGACGCAGGAGTTCCCGACAGCGGAGCTTCCGGAAACCAAAAGGGCAAGCGTGCAAGAGGAACAAATAGACATGGTGGCATTACCCTATGCCGAACGACAGGAGATCCGCCTGCAACAGCTGTTTGCCCGACTCTCTTTGGTACATAGTACTTCAGACGCAAGCACAGCGGAAAGCGAGTCTGGTACCGACTCTTTACAAGACATCAAGTCGAACCTCGCTCATCGGATTGCCAAGATTCTCCAGGAGCACGACTACAAGCTGCAATCCGCGTCTCCAGATTCGGCTGAAAAGAACACCGCAGAagccgaggaagaagacCCTGCATCACCGCCTCCGCCCTTCGCACCGGTCCGACTGGACGGTAGAGCTTCTGCCTTATCAGCCGCCAAAAACGACCAAATGCCCCCGGAGACGAAGGGCAATTCTGCTGCTAATTCCAGAGATGACGTGGTCGCTCATGCGGAAACCATGATCAACGATCTCAGCTCGACAGAATCGCGCCAGTTCTTGCTGGACTCGATCGAAAAGCTCGTTCTCtctgcttcggcttcgaccACGGATTCTACTACCGTTGCGCCACTGCCATTAGGCATAGCCACGACGGAGGAATGGACTGCGCTCGCCGTCTCTTCTGCGCAAGCTAACGACACAGCCACACTTTCGCGAACCATGTCACTGATGCAAGCTGCAGGCTATCATCCAGCCCCACTGGAGCTGTACAACAACGTGATGGACGCCTTTGCCACGAATGGGCAGGTGGAATTGTGTCAGGAATGGCTTCAGCAGATGTCCGAGGTTGGATTGGTACCGGACGACCACACGTATCATAGCTTGACTAAAGCGTACGTCAACACCTCGCAATTTGTGCCGGCTATTCAGCtgatcaactcgctcgaggCGAGCGGCCGGCCTGCCTCGATGGCGACCTACACGTTGATCATCGATCGGCTTTTGGATCCTGTCGTTGCACCGGCGACTGGCGTCAAGGACGAGCGACCTGAACTGCAGGCGTTGGCATGGAACGTGTTCTACCACATGCGCTTACACGCACACCCGGTGCCGGACGTACCGCTGTACACGCTCATGATCCGAGCTTGTGCTCGGGGCATTCCTCAACCACACGACATCGACGACGCTCTCGGATCCagcaccatctcggcatcTCGGGCGCGCCCGAGTTCACGCATCAGCGATGCGGAACGAGCACTGGATCTTTTCCGCGAGATGACAACGCGCTACTCGGTGCGACCCAACGCCGAGGTCTACAATGCACTCATCCTCGCTTGTGCTCGACGCAAGGATTTCTACCTGGAAGCTTTCCGTTTGCTacgcgagatggtggagctCGAAACGGAACGCTCGCACATCAATGCCGGGCACGGCGGAATGCTTCGATTCGCCCCCGATAGGTATACGTTCAACGCACTGTTGCAAGGGTGTGCGAGGAACCGCGATTTGGCGCGTGCTCGTTGGGTATTGGCGGAGATGATTCGGAGCACGCTGCCGCTGTTTGATGCCGAGGTGAGTCAAGGCTTGACGAGGGCGCAGAGCGTGGAGCTACTGAGCAAGAGGCCGAACGAGGAGACAATGTGTCACGTCTTGCACACGTATGCTGCGTACGTGCCGCCGGTCAAGAGGACTCAATTGGCCTCGCAAGCGCAGTCACGGGAGGAGCCACCTTCTGGAGCTGCAACGCCTCTGAGCTCAAGCACGCTTTCGAACACGGACAAGACCGACGACATAGTTACCGACGCTCACCacgccatcgtcgccaGTGAAGTGCACCAGGACGAAAACACGACAGCTGAAGAAGCTGCACACATCTTCTCGGCTCTGGTTCCGCAAACGTCGTCGGATCTGGTCTCGGAATCGCGCTCGCTGTTTGCGCGAATCCTTGCCGACCAGCCGACGTCTGACATCCAAGGTCCGCTCGGGGCTGTGACACCAGGCGTTCGACTGGTGAATGCGTACCTAACCGTGCTCGCTGCACACCTCCCTCGACATCAACGTCCTTCCGTCCTACACTCTACTTTGCTCAACGTGGAACAATCAGACTCGCAAGAGCACGCTTCGTTGGAGTGCGCGTTGTTCGCCAAGTTGCGCTTGGAGCCGAACGAGCATTCATACCGGATTGTGTTGCAGAGTCTGAGCGAGGCTGGTGCGGAAAGTGCGAGGTTAGTCAACGAGGTCTGGGATAAGTTCCAAGAGTTCATGGGTAAGCACACGACGGCGACTGAGGGGGGGTTGACCGCTGTGGCACGCGGTGGTGAGAGCGCCCAAGGCGCCGAACCAATCGACGCTGTCGAGGTCACCAAGTGCTGGTCTGCCTACATACACTACCATGCAAAGACGTCTACGGCTTCCAacgacaagatcggctTGGACCGCGCCATGGCGCTTGTACGAGAATATGTGTGCTTGTATCCACCGCAACTGTCGCCGGATATGGCGGCGCGCAGCGGCCGGAGGAAAGCGCTCAAGAAAGCGCGTATCAGGCAAATGGCCTCGCTGCGCGAACACTCCTCCAAGACGCGACTCGATCTTACGCCTCTACCGGTGCCCTGGAAATCCCTGCAGACTTTAATTGCACTCAGCGACCGCTCTGACCCGCTTGGCTTCAAGGACAACACGAGCTCCGTCAACACAGCATCAGATTGCTTGCGTACACAACCACCCGCAACGCTGCCGCTGTCGTTCCCTCCGAGCTTCTCGTTCCTCGACGTGCAATTGCTCCACCACAGATTGGTACGTTACGGTCGCACCAAAGACCTCGCGTATCTCAGCTGGGTGTTGCATCGATATGCTGCAGCGAGAAGGTCGCGTGGATCGTAGAATGTTGATCAAGAGCTAGTATAGTCGTCGTTGCGCGATCGCAAACCAACACGCCGTCGCATCTCGCTTGAGAGCACAAGAAGATGCATATGACCTGAATTTCATGCaatacaatcacgaatcataGCCATGTCAAGCTGACCGTATGTACGTGTGAAGCATCATCGACGTTTGGGAGCCAAACTAGCAAACAATCTCCTCAACTCGTTTGCGCCCAACTCGAGACTGGCACCAGCCAGATCCGGGTAGCACTCCTGGCCGATCCTAGCGATACGCTGGAACTCTCTAATGTAGCCCTGTTCGCAACTCGACCAAACGCGAGCGAGAACCTCGACATcctgctcgactcgacccGCTCCACCTTCCACAGCAGTGACGCCCGgcacatcgtcgtcatcgaaATGCTTGGCCACCCTCTTTGCCAACGCCTCAACCGCCTTTCTCGTATCCTTGGCCGTATAATCTTTGCACAGCTTCTTGAACGCCCCCTTACTAAACGCCGAATGCAAACACACCTCGCTAGCAGGCGTATTTTTCAATAGCGTGTCGATCCCCTCTCCAAAGTCCATCATCTTGGCCAACGATCGGCGCAGCACAAACTGCGTATAGCTCGTCAGCGAATCGCCATAGATGCTCTCTGCgcgcttgacgagcgcggAAAGACAGCCGGATGGATTCGCCCCGCGCAAAGTCAGTCGGTTGATCTCCGAGATGAAATACCACATGTTTTCGATAAGGATAACCAGGTGGTTGAGCTGCCCTTTGTCTTCATCCACCGCCCCGACGCTTTCCACGCGAGAAATTGTCTGTAGCGCCTCAAACATGGCGCCGCAAATCTGCACGTAGTATCCGTCCACCGCAGTTCGAATATTGAGAGTCTCTGCATTCACCAACTGCGCCTCGACGCGCTCGACAAACACCGGGAAGACGCGCATAAAGTGCACCACCcccttgcgcttcttgacaGTCAACTTTGTCTGTTCGATGCCCTTGATCTGTTCTTGCACCAAGCGCTCCAATTGCGACGCCAGCCGCAAATGCAGCTTTGCCAGCACTTTTTGAAGAGATTCGCACGAAACTTCTTCAGCTTCCATGATGCCTCGATCGAGCGTAGCGAGCAATCCGACGATTGACATGCGATCCTTGGCCAATGCGTCGTCGGTGAAAGCCTGCAGTTCCGGAGCAACGAAGCCAAAGATCAAGTCCATAGCCCCCTTCATCTCGCGCAATGGTCcgctggacgaggtgaACATCCCCGCTGCCCGCCGTCGGAAGTACGGCTCGAGATCCATGTAATCCGCAAATGTGATGTTGTTGTCGTTGATGTGTAAGAAATCCGAGATGAAGCTCTGTTCGCGTAGTAAGACAGGGAAGATGCATGAGAGAATCCGCTGCAGACTGTCTTGGCCAGAGACGTCGCCGCGGTCTCGAGCGCCACGGCTGGATTTGTCGCGCTGTGTGCGACGGATGGTGCCGCTTCGAATCGCGGACGTGCCAACCCCGGTGGAAGTCGGAACGACAAAGCTCGATTCGACCATGTCTTCGTCGCTCGCTTTGCGCAACTGTTTACGGTACGCCGAGAaaagctgctgcatctcggTGCGGTAGCATTCGCTTGCTGAGGCAAAGTACGCCGCTGAGACGCGAGAGAAGGTGGCGGAAGAAACTTCCCTCATGTACAGCAGTAGACCACAGTACTGGCCGAGGACTTCCTCCATAGGAGCATGGTCACGTAGCGACGGATGAGGTGGTTGCAAGGCCATCTGACGCGAAGGATCCGCCAAAAGTCGCTGCGTCTCTGCGTGAAAGGTGACGTTAAGGTAGTCGAGCACACGCTTGCAGAACCGCGAAGAGATGGCCTCGTGGTCAGCAAGCCTCTCAGCGGCAGCCGCCATATCGGCACCTCCACCGTCGCCATCTCTACGCGCTTGCAACATTGACTTGTAGAGTGAAGCTGCAGCCATCTCGAGTTGAGCGACCCCTTCCGGGCTTTCCAGCCGGCCTGCAGTGAGACTGTGAATCgcgtcctcgtcgacattgATCGTATTGatcagcatctcgatctcggccatCAGTGTGCGCTGATTCGATGTCTGTACCTGCAAACCTCGGTTCTGCGATTCGATGTGCGAGATGtcgtcagctcgagcgttgagctgcacTTTGAAGCCGGCGATCATGCTGTCCATCATATCCAAGTCGGCCAGTGCCTCTTCCATGTGTTTGACAACCAGCGCCACGCGGTCATCCGAttcgatgatggcgaaAATATTGGCCGCTTCAAGCGCCGAGAGCTCGTCCAGAAGGCGCGCCTCGATCATGTCGGCAGTACCTTTGCCCGATGCGATACCGTAGCCTTTCGCACTTGCGTTGCGCCATTCGAGACCTTCAAGCATCTCTTCCACTGCGACTAGGGTGGAGTTttcgtcctcatcttcgtcgAGAGCGTCGTTGTTCTTTGGCCTttcgccgagcttggtctTGTCGGTCTCCAGACGTGCGATGGCCGGTCGGCCCAAAGTAGCACGCTTTGAGGTGAAAGATGCATCGGGATCCGCATCTTTGTCAGCCAGAACAGCGCCTCCGTATGGATCTtcgtcttgatctgctgcttcgtcgtAATCGTCGACTTCGGTGACACCGGTGAGACCTGTGCCAGCTAGGAGCATGCGTTCGTAGGCAGCGCCACCTCGGATAGGTTCAATAGAGCTAAGCCGCGCTCTGGCATCGCCTCCACCTCCTGCTAGACctccgctgctgccactctTGATGGAGACAGAATCTGCACTGTTCTTGCGTGGTGGCGGATGTTTCGGTACAGCTAATGTGGCCGCTCTCGACGTCTGTTGCAGTGGCGCTGTCGAGGCGTCTGTTGCTGCAGATTTCTGCAAGTCGGTTGTGGGACGAGATGGAAGTTGTACGGTTCGGCTGAGCGGACTGGGTTGGAGTCCACCTTCGCGTTTGCTCTTGATGGGCTGCACGCCAGAGCTTGGCGATCCTCTCCCGTCGCGGTTGTTGACGACATTACTTCCATAGCTGTGAGTAGGAGAAGCACCATTGTCTCCAGAGATCTTGGGTAGCGCCGACGTGTTGATGGCAGGTGCTGGAATGGACTCTACTACAGCTGCTCGGttcgatgctgttgctgtaGCGCTCGAGGTAGGCTGTGAATTGTCAGTACGATACCCAGAAGACGGCCGATCTGATAGGTTGGCAGAGTCCGCGACCACTGCTGCAGCCGAATTCGAGGAAAGCGGTACATCGATACCGACGAGCCTGGGCCCGTCATCCTGGGTATACTTGCGATAAACCTTGACCAAGCTTTGCAAGAACAGCTGCTGTTCGAccggctgctgcgtctgccACTGATACGGACGACTCAGAGTAATGCTGAAAATGTCTGGCTGGATCACATGGACTTGCCGGAGGGTGTTGAGGTCCCAGTCCTTGCCGATGCTGAAGCTACCGTTGGCGTTGcgcttggccttgttgaTGGTAACCCTGCCTGTGTCTTTTTGAACAGCCAAGATGAGGTATCTTGCCTTTTTTGTCGCGcgagaagctgcagcaatGACGGTAGCGCTTCCGTCTTCGGCAGCCACCTCTTCCCAGATCTTGAGATGCGCAATGTAGGCGTTGTTTGGGTTGCGTGTTTGCAGAGCTGCGTTGAAGAGGTCTTTGGTCttgttggcagcagcggcagcggccGCTGCGGCGGATGCGCCACCGCCCCCATTGGGTTGCGACGATAAAGACATGGAGAGATCGCGGCACGAGTCGGTCCACGCTCTGTAATAGGGCTCTGCCAAAAAGTGCTTGCGAGGGTCAGGGTCACGCGGTCAAGACGATGTCGTCGGTCGCACCGATGCTCCCATGTCAGCTCGGACTGACCCAATACCTGAATGGGctgcgatacactcgctTCGGTTCCGATGGTGGTTCGTGCACTAGATGATGGCAGGAGTCTGCGCGAATTGGCTCGAGTGCCTCTGGTTGGATGAGGACTCACTCAGATGCAAATGCAACGGAAAtagtgaatcacgaatcacgaatcacgaatcacgaacgcTTTTCCAATTTCAGGGTTCGTTGAGCTACTCGCTTTTCCAAGGTGGAGCTCAGCGACCGTGACCGTGACCGTGCGCGCGTGCAAGCTGACGGAGCATGTGCACCGCTGCTCGGCGCTTGTCACGCTCGCAACTCGTCtcttgcttggctttcACTCGTGTGTGACCGACTAACTtagtcacagtcacgagtgtgaatTTCCAAGGCTGTGTGTGCGCCTTCTCTCCACTTGGAGCGCAGCACGACAAAAGTTGCCATCCAagattcacattcgtgattattcatgattctgGATTCTGTCGAgcttcaccaccatccagCATctatattcgtgattcatccGTCTCATAAACATCGTCTTTTCCCTTCGTGTTCAATCACGTGGATAACACATCGTTTGCGAGGATCATCATGTCGTTCCTCGACCGGTTTCGCGCTGCGGCTCAGAAGGCAGGCGTTCAAGCTAACGCTTTTGCCCAACAGACTAGCCGGACCATCAACGAGCAAGCAGCTTCCGCGCGTGCTGGATTCTCTTTACCAAAGGAATGCGATCGTGCGGCCACAATCCTGCAGGCGTTCTTGGCTGATCCTGGCCACCCGGATTCGGCACTCAACTCGATTCCGAAAGctgtgctgcagcaggcgaAAGGTTTGGCCGTATTCAGCGTTATCAAAGCCGTGAGTATCTATCATGGTGACAATCGTCATTCCCCAGAGCAGAGCTGACATATGTTTGTATTTTTCTGGTCTAATAGGGTTTTGTGTGGTCAGGCAAGATCGGGAGTGGTGTAGTGATCGCACGTTTGCCAGACGGTAGCTGGTCCGCGCCCAGCTGCATCGGAACCGGTTCGGTTGGTCTAGGTCTTCAAATTGGTGCCGACATCACCGAGTTTGTGGTGGTAATGAACAGCGACGAAGCGATCAAAGCGTTCGCGTACGCCGGAAACCTCACTCTTGGAGGCAGCCtttccgccgccgctggACCCATCGGTACCGGTGCCGCGGTTAACCTTGCGGTTCGCGACCCGGCGCCTCTGTTCACCTATTCGAGATCCAAAGGTCTCTTCGCGGGTATCTCGTTGGAGGGAACCGTGCTGGTCGAGAGAAAGGAAACCAACAAGGACTTCTACGGTCAGCCCATTCCCGCTCTGGATCTGTTGACAGGTAAAGTGCCTGCGCCCGAAGCAGCGAGTGCGATGTACGAGGTTGTCGAGGcggccgagatggtggatgaAACTGGAGTGCCTCAGCAGAGCTACGTTCCAGCTGGTCAGCAGGGCGCTACGGGAGGTGTAAGCGGGTACGATCTTGGTGGCGACCACATCGCGCCTGTAGCAACGCCAGCCGGGTCCACGACAgctccagcagctgccacaCCGACAGCAACCACCGAAACCAACAAATCGGTCTTTGACGCCGAGAAACCCTAGTTGCCCACCACTCCGTGTCGATACCCTCTCTTCACACGCTGTCGTAATCTCACACCAGCTCATGCCTCCCGTGTCCTTTGTGAGACGTGTCCGTACTGACAAACAAAGACCCCCGGCGCGTCAGAACCATCTCATCTCGATATGAACACGCTTTGGATCGAGCGGAACGGACGAAAATTGCCGTGTCTGGCGTGAGAAACGCatgaatgtgaatgtgattGAGCAAGACGTGCGGAAGCAAGATTACGAGGGCGGATGAGCCCAATTTGAAGTGGAGAATTTGGCGTACTGATGCATCCTTGCCTGCCTAGAGAGCTCAGACTTGAGATTGACCGGGCTCGAGCTGAAAGGCTCGTCCAAAGCGGACGGCAATGTTTGCGTGAGTCTCGTGTCGGTAGGATGCGAAGAGACGCGCGATGTGCTACTGATCATGATGGGCATGCCTGCACCTGGGTTGCCGAGAGACGGGCTGAGTAGAGCGGTGGGAGAGTTGGCTCCGGACTCGCCCGATTGCGAATCGTTGGATGAGTTGGTTTCGCGTCGTCTGCCCATCATGCCCTGGTAGTAGGCGGGGGTGAaagcagatcgagacgaACCGCCAGTCACACCCGGGATCCCGCGCAAGCTGGATGCAGAGCGGTAGCCAGGTGGTGGAGAACTCATCCCCGAGCCTGCTGAGCCGGTCGGGATCCATCCGTTCGGACGGATCCTGTCCTTAGCCTTCTGTCTCGCCGCGGCCGCGCCTTCGCTCGTGATGGTGGAGTTGGACGCGCTACTGGATGACGAGAATCGCCCACCGCTCTTTCCCTCGCCCTCGGTCGCCGTGGACGCATACGAGAGCACGCGTGAGCTCATTCTGGGACTTCGCGGCGTCGCATGCATCTGAGCATGCACAGAGTTTTCCGCTTTCTTCATGTACCCTCGTCCCGGCCCCTCGCGCGGCCAAGCTGGTTGACGCACTTTGACGGGAGAGGGCGTCGCACCGCGCTCGGTCGCCACCTGCGATGTGTCTTCGTTGCCAGAGGACTCCTCGCCATCGGAggactcgtcatcgccatccCGGCTGTCCGAtgcttcgtcgtcaagcgcatcgtcgccttcttgcacgctcgatctgcgcTCCAGCTTTGTCGTGGGCAAAGGGCGCAAAGTGTTTCCGGGCAAGCTTGCTCCGCGAGACCCGGCAGACACTGCGGAGCCTCCTCCATTCTTTCGTGCATCGACAAGGCGTACAGAGCCGGGATCCCTCGAGCTGGCCCTGTTGTCGCTCGGCTGATCTGTATGCAACCTTCGCTTCTCGGGGCAAGGAGGGCGCGTGCGTCGATTCCAGGCGTTGGCAAAATTGACAATAGCACCCACCTTGTCCCATGCATTGACATACGACAGGTTCGTAGGCAAGCCTCGTGGGCGCTGCACGGGTGGCGGCGCTGGCACTGGAGCGGGAGCGGGAGCGGtaggaggagcaggagcacGGAAGGAGCCGTCCTTCGAACTCCCGAGCGTGGGAGTTTTGTCGGCATCCGGCGATGGGGAGGGCTGGCGAGGCTCATCAGGGAATACTCTGGATGGGGCGTTGGCCGTTTGCTGTTTGGTCTCCCAGGGGAAAATGGGCTTGACTTTGCTTGGGTCGGGCTTGTGCGATCCAAGATTGTCGAACACACGATCGCGTCGAAGTTGAGCAGGGATATATCCGGGACCGCCATGTGGACGAGCGCCAGGTTGTTGAGGTGCAGCAGCCTGCGGCACAAAGAATGCTGCCTTTTGCTCGGCTAGCGTGCGTGGGGTTTTTTGGCCGGCATCCCAGATATTTGAATAGAAGGCGTCGATGGGGATTCGCATCTGGTAGAGCGAAGCATCGGATCCGGTTGGAGGAGCTTCATGAGCCGGATTCCATGACAGCTTTGGCGGCGAAAAGTGCTGAGGCGAgtcgtcgctctcgtcttTCTTGTCGGCCGTAGCCCGACCAGGAATTGCCACAGGAGCAGAGTTTGGTCCAACAGTCGCTTCCCTAGCCCTGGCCtcggcgtcgatgctcttCTGCGTCGGTGTCGGCGGAGAAGGTACGCGTGCGACCTCGGGCGCCGGCGCGATCAACGAGTTTCTCCCGTCCAAAGGCAGACTGGCATACGCTGCTTCCCAAACTGGTGGTCTTTCAGGCGCAGGTGTATATACAACGTCGAGTTTGTTGGTTGGCGAATCTTCCTGGCGCGCCTCAGCATCCCATACAGCGTGGAAAGTAGGAACGGTAAATTTGcgacgctcgacgaccTCAACGCCGCGTTCGGTGTGAACAATCTCAATCTCGCTGTCGGGTGATGTGGAGCCGGAGGCGGGGTAAAGGGAAGCGAATGCGCTGTGCCAGAGGGCGAGCAAATAGTCCGGCTGGTCAGGCGAAATGGTTTCGCTGTTGAGCTCACGAGGACCACCGAGTGGATTGGGCTGGGGGATACCCGATGGCCGAGTACGATTCCATGGCTTGTGTTGACCGATGAAATGGACAATGTTGATCGACTGCCCGTAGCGCTGATAGGCTGGCGCGAATGTGTAGCCACCGTGACTGGTGACGTTGTAGCGGAAGCTGAGTCTCTTCCAGCCGCGGCCTGGAGCTGAGGCAGCACGTTGAGAGTCAGCAGCAGACTCATCGGAGCCATCTTCAGGACCAAAAAAGTCGTTAAGAAGACCTTGGTCTGCACCATCCCAAGAGCCTGTGGTGCGGGCAAAGGACCGGATGGCTTCGAAGGTGTGATTTGAGGGTGTGAGGACCATGACACCACTGTTGAAGGCATCTGGCCAGCCCGTGTCTGGCGCAGCGGCGAAGGTGACATTGCTTGCTAGGTGGAAAAGATGGTCGATGGGGCGGAGCACCAAGGTGTCTGCATCGAGAAAGACAAGCTTGTCAAAACCTTGCCATCGATGAGTTGCATCGTGAGTGGCAGTGGCACCGTGAGCAATGAGGTGAGCTGAATCGCGGCCCAGCCTCCAAGCATGCAGTTTTGTGAGCGTGTTGGTAAGATCAGGACGGCCCAAAAGACCTAGATTGTGCTCCATCTCTCGGATCATGGCATCGAGCTCCGAATCGAGCACGACAGGAAGAGCGGCGGATTTGGCATCGTCTGCTAAAGCGGGTGCTGGATTATCGCTATGTGGCGAAGTGGCGAGGATCTGGCGGAAGCCAATAGGTTCTACTCCCACGATCCAGTCAAACAAACCGCTACGGCGCAATGCCTTGATGGACTGGACAGAGAGTGTGTCTGGCGTGATGAGA of the Mycosarcoma maydis chromosome 2, whole genome shotgun sequence genome contains:
- a CDS encoding uncharacterized protein (related to glycogenin-2 beta), which produces MSSSSKPTTSNAFVTLLTSDHYLPGALVLAESLRLSHGITKKGKHRAAASTPPAAEFQVVALITPDTLSVQSIKALRRSGLFDWIVGVEPIGFRQILATSPHSDNPAPALADDAKSAALPVVLDSELDAMIREMEHNLGLLGRPDLTNTLTKLHAWRLGRDSAHLIAHGATATHDATHRWQGFDKLVFLDADTLVLRPIDHLFHLASNVTFAAAPDTGWPDAFNSGVMVLTPSNHTFEAIRSFARTTGSWDGADQGLLNDFFGPEDGSDESAADSQRAASAPGRGWKRLSFRYNVTSHGGYTFAPAYQRYGQSINIVHFIGQHKPWNRTRPSGIPQPNPLGGPRELNSETISPDQPDYLLALWHSAFASLYPASGSTSPDSEIEIVHTERGVEVVERRKFTVPTFHAVWDAEARQEDSPTNKLDVVYTPAPERPPVWEAAYASLPLDGRNSLIAPAPEVARVPSPPTPTQKSIDAEARAREATVGPNSAPVAIPGRATADKKDESDDSPQHFSPPKLSWNPAHEAPPTGSDASLYQMRIPIDAFYSNIWDAGQKTPRTLAEQKAAFFVPQAAAPQQPGARPHGGPGYIPAQLRRDRVFDNLGSHKPDPSKVKPIFPWETKQQTANAPSRVFPDEPRQPSPSPDADKTPTLGSSKDGSFRAPAPPTAPAPAPVPAPPPVQRPRGLPTNLSYVNAWDKVGAIVNFANAWNRRTRPPCPEKRRLHTDQPSDNRASSRDPGSVRLVDARKNGGGSAVSAGSRGASLPGNTLRPLPTTKLERRSSVQEGDDALDDEASDSRDGDDESSDGEESSGNEDTSQVATERGATPSPVKVRQPAWPREGPGRGYMKKAENSVHAQMHATPRSPRMSSRVLSYASTATEGEGKSGGRFSSSSSASNSTITSEGAAAARQKAKDRIRPNGWIPTGSAGSGMSSPPPGYRSASSLRGIPGVTGGSSRSAFTPAYYQGMMGRRRETNSSNDSQSGESGANSPTALLSPSLGNPGAGMPIMISSTSRVSSHPTDTRLTQTLPSALDEPFSSSPVNLKSELSRQARMHQYAKFSTSNWAHPPS